TGTTTGTGCTGATAATACAAAGATTCCATACCATCCGCGTGACCGACTGTAATTCCTGAACTCGCCACTTGGATGCGGCCCCACGAGGCGAAAACAGTGTGGTTCTCAAGGCGGCAGCCACCCGGCATTAAGCGGAATCTGATTTCGGCTCTTTCAAACCGCCCCTCAAGCCTGTCTTCAATAACCCATGTATTTTCTTTACATTTGATTGTACGCTGGTGTAGGTTGTCTTTCCAATCCCTATAAGAACCGGTCCAACTCTGCCAGCCGTCTTCAATATCACCGATGTATTCTGCCACACGGTCCATTTACCCAGCAGGAACCGTCCTAACCTTGGCATCTGTTCACCATCATCGAAGCTTGCCGTATTGTGGGCTTTTGTCGATCCAAAATAGCTAGCATCGTTGCAATCCGATGGTAATAAGAATAACTTCCGTCATCACGACAAATATTTTCCCCGTTACACCAAAGATCAAAATGAAAAACATCATTATGACCTGGCCGGAATCGAAACATGGGAAAGCAGAGCATCCCCCAAAAATCGGTATCAGCCATAATTACATACCCACCAGGCAACAATTGAGAGGCTTTGCCGCAATCTGAAAGCGCCACCGTATGGGGTGAAGGGTTATCAGCATGAATCCCAAGCCAATAGGCCGGCTCATCCCAAGGTCCGGCAGCAAAAAAGCGCTGCCGCCGAAACAGAGCAAAGGCTGTCTGGACACTGGGGCGAAAATCACGATAACCACATCCGTGTATATGAAGTAGTAAAGCGCCGTCATTTGGCCCCAAATTGGGAGCATTACCAGATCGTAAATCTGTCATTACACAACACCAGTCAAGAACAGCCTGTGTCCGCTTATAAAATAGATCTGAAAAAGGTTTGTCGCCAAAACACCGCCGCCTCACTGATGCCATGGTTATTGTCCTGGGCAATTGCATACCGGATATTGGCGTTGATCCTTTCAAGATGCCTGTAAACGAATTCGTATAATGTCGGGCTGGGTTTCAGCCACTGTTTTAGGATAAAAGCAGCCAACAGCAGGTTGAAAACACGGATCGCCGCTTCTTGGCCGCATTTCCAGTTGGGTCCGGAATTGACAGGATTGTGTTTTGCCCAGTCGCCAAGCCATTGGTTCAAGGTGTCGAGATAAATGCCGTCCCCACTTGCCGCATAGGCCCGCGCCAATGTCACCACCCATTCAAAACGGGAAGCCTCCCAAACATGCTTTATGTCGCCAAGATCAAGATGAAAATCCGGGAGCTCTGTCCAGTGTCTATTCTGATTTGCCCATACCTTGCCGTTGAAGGAATTTAAATACCAGTTGGGCGGGGCCCCAACAGCCTGCCAGTGGCGGGCAAAAAACCTGAGATAGCCCTGGACGATTCGTTCAGCATCTTGTATCAGACTGCCATTCCATACATCAGGGAAGTCTATGACGGCATCGACTGAATGGAAAAAAGGCCCGGCTTCGGTAAATGATCTGATGGAAAAGAAATGTTTGCGGAGGCTGGATTTAAGGGAAAAGCGATACCAAGCAACATATGTCAACGGTCTTTTAAAATTGAGCCATTTTCGGTCGTGAAAAGTGAGCCACCTGCTTTTTCGGATAGGCCCATTTCGGGGGCAGCCTTTCCGATTTTATCCCGAAGTCTGTAACTGTTGCCCTTGATGTTAATCACCACGCTATGATGCAGCAGACGATCCAAAAAAGCCGTTACAATGACCGGATCCTGAAACAGCTCAGTCCAGTCGGAAAAAGCCTTGTTGGATGTGATAATCGTGCTGGCCTTTTCATACCGGTGGGCAATAAACCGAAAAAAGAGATTACATTCCTCCCGGTTGATCGGCGTATAACCCACCTCGTCCACAATCACCAGCGCCGATTTATTGTAACTTCTGCCTCTGCCTTTCCGTTCAGCGCCGCAATCTTTTTTCAATTTACCAATCAGGTCTTCCATCGTGGTAAAATAGATGCTCATTCCAGCCTGGCAGGCCTTAAGAGCCAAGGCAACGGCCAGATGGGTCTTCCCTACGCCGGGA
Above is a window of Candidatus Hydrogenedentota bacterium DNA encoding:
- a CDS encoding ATP-binding protein, with amino-acid sequence PGVGKTHLAVALALKACQAGMSIYFTTMEDLIGKLKKDCGAERKGRGRSYNKSALVIVDEVGYTPINREECNLFFRFIAHRYEKASTIITSNKAFSDWTELFQDPVIVTAFLDRLLHHSVVINIKGNSYRLRDKIGKAAPEMGLSEKAGGSLFTTENGSILKDR